The Bacillus vallismortis genome window below encodes:
- a CDS encoding M14 family metallocarboxypeptidase, producing MMAFITVKPEIKHNLTRVARELKIDEELLKSANRTAQKHQLYCPGYLIEENNDKELQTIQEIKSFLQPRELDLSDNWIEQEKIYDDAGVEKEVKKIIDVFPFVSCRKIGRSVLGRPIWELKAGGEHAVKKVHMNASFHANEWITTSVLLKWFKEYCMSLCCNSPFFGFSPMKLFSSTSLSLVPLVNPDGVNLVLNGSEGMGTRKEELERLNGHRPNFNEWKANINGVDLNKQFPSLWEIEKHRKPTAPTYRDFPGITPLTEPESIAMYRLITENPPDRLLALHTQGEEIYWGYKGLEPEESAAVIKDFEKLSGNIYKGIRDIDSYAGFRDWFIHYYFKEGYTVELGKGQNPLPFQQFSHIYNATNGILWRSLFFHE from the coding sequence ATGATGGCGTTTATTACGGTGAAACCTGAGATCAAGCACAACTTGACCAGAGTGGCGAGAGAACTGAAGATAGACGAGGAACTGCTTAAAAGCGCAAATCGCACCGCACAGAAGCACCAATTGTATTGTCCTGGTTATTTGATTGAAGAGAATAACGATAAGGAGCTTCAAACCATTCAGGAGATCAAGAGCTTTTTACAGCCTCGAGAGCTTGATCTTTCTGATAACTGGATAGAGCAAGAAAAAATCTATGATGATGCAGGTGTTGAAAAGGAAGTAAAGAAGATTATTGATGTATTTCCCTTTGTTTCATGCCGAAAAATTGGCCGTTCTGTACTTGGCAGACCAATCTGGGAGCTGAAGGCAGGTGGAGAGCATGCTGTAAAAAAGGTTCATATGAACGCCTCGTTTCATGCGAATGAGTGGATCACCACGTCTGTCCTGCTAAAATGGTTTAAGGAATACTGCATGTCATTATGCTGCAACTCGCCTTTCTTCGGCTTTTCTCCCATGAAGCTGTTCAGCAGCACATCTCTGTCTCTCGTTCCTCTTGTCAATCCGGATGGCGTTAATCTTGTCTTGAACGGATCAGAAGGCATGGGAACCAGGAAAGAAGAGCTCGAACGGCTAAATGGCCATCGTCCGAATTTTAATGAATGGAAGGCAAACATAAACGGAGTTGATTTAAATAAACAATTTCCGTCATTATGGGAAATTGAGAAACACCGCAAACCGACAGCACCGACCTACCGCGATTTTCCGGGAATCACTCCGCTTACGGAACCGGAATCCATCGCGATGTACCGTCTGATAACGGAGAATCCACCTGACAGACTGCTGGCCCTCCATACTCAGGGAGAAGAAATTTATTGGGGCTACAAAGGCCTTGAACCTGAAGAATCTGCTGCAGTCATAAAGGATTTTGAGAAGTTAAGCGGGAACATTTATAAAGGGATAAGGGATATAGACAGCTATGCGGGATTTCGCGATTGGTTTATTCACTATTATTTTAAAGAAGGATATACGGTGGAACTTGGAAAAGGTCAAAATCCTTTGCCGTTTCAGCAGTTTTCACATATTTATAATGCGACAAACGGCATTTTGTGGAGGTCGCTATTTTTTCATGAGTAA